A part of Marinomonas rhizomae genomic DNA contains:
- a CDS encoding MlaC/ttg2D family ABC transporter substrate-binding protein, with amino-acid sequence MTKILSGVFFVFALLGSSLTWSNEEGARDTVVKVVEAFRNDIVADKAVLAKDPALLEERVNSILTGVVDFDDFSKKVMGKYYRRASPEQRARFANVTKDTLLKTYGTSLLELDADRINVLPLGPQGRGRETKVDVDFQMEAGGMLNISFYMEETKAGNWMLSNVVINNINFGLTFRKQFGVMMQQNKNDIELAISAWRESLAKKS; translated from the coding sequence ATGACTAAGATTTTATCTGGTGTTTTTTTTGTTTTTGCTTTACTCGGTTCAAGTTTAACTTGGTCAAATGAGGAAGGGGCAAGAGATACTGTTGTTAAAGTGGTAGAGGCTTTTCGTAATGATATTGTTGCGGATAAAGCGGTGCTGGCTAAAGATCCTGCTCTATTAGAAGAGCGAGTTAACAGTATTTTGACTGGTGTGGTTGATTTTGATGATTTTTCCAAAAAAGTAATGGGGAAATATTATCGAAGAGCGTCGCCTGAACAACGTGCTCGTTTTGCCAACGTTACTAAGGATACACTGTTAAAAACTTACGGTACGTCTTTGCTAGAGCTTGATGCTGATCGCATTAATGTCTTACCTCTAGGTCCTCAGGGAAGGGGGAGAGAAACAAAAGTTGATGTGGATTTCCAAATGGAAGCAGGTGGGATGTTAAATATCAGTTTTTATATGGAAGAAACCAAGGCTGGTAATTGGATGTTGAGCAATGTGGTGATTAATAATATCAACTTTGGCTTAACTTTCCGTAAGCAATTTGGCGTCATGATGCAGCAAAACAAAAATGACATAGAGTTGGCGATTTCTGCTTGGCGAGAGTCTTTGGCTAAGAAGTCTTAA
- a CDS encoding ABC transporter ATP-binding protein, whose protein sequence is MSVVDAYITVQDVSFFRGGRAIYENVSLTIPRGKITAVMGPSGTGKTTLLRLIAAQLAPNSGTILVDGQDVHALSRSELYRVRKKMGMLFQSGALFSDMSVAENIAFPMEEHTKLDAKAIADIVAKKLHSVGLRGAASLMPSELSGGMARRVALARAIALDPELVMYDEPFTGQDPISKGVLVKLIRQLNDSANMTSVLVSHDVEESLSIADHVCILAGGRVIAEGSADEIRASNDPEVKQFLNGEPDGPVPFHYPEEDISAKVAL, encoded by the coding sequence GTGTCAGTGGTAGATGCTTATATAACAGTCCAAGACGTTAGTTTTTTTAGGGGAGGGCGGGCAATTTACGAAAATGTATCCCTCACCATTCCTCGAGGTAAAATTACGGCAGTAATGGGGCCTAGTGGAACAGGTAAAACAACCTTGCTGCGTTTGATTGCCGCACAACTTGCACCTAATTCAGGCACTATTTTAGTTGATGGACAGGATGTTCACGCTTTATCACGGTCTGAACTTTATAGAGTGCGGAAAAAAATGGGGATGCTTTTTCAGAGTGGCGCTTTGTTTAGTGATATGTCTGTTGCTGAGAATATTGCTTTTCCCATGGAGGAACATACTAAGTTAGATGCTAAGGCAATAGCGGACATTGTTGCAAAGAAACTTCACAGTGTTGGTTTGCGGGGAGCCGCTAGTTTAATGCCATCTGAGTTATCGGGCGGTATGGCGAGACGTGTTGCATTGGCTAGGGCTATTGCTTTAGATCCTGAACTTGTCATGTACGATGAGCCTTTTACTGGGCAAGATCCTATTTCTAAAGGGGTGCTTGTGAAGCTAATACGTCAGCTGAATGATTCAGCAAATATGACGTCTGTGCTTGTCTCTCATGATGTTGAAGAATCACTTTCTATTGCTGATCACGTTTGTATTTTGGCTGGTGGGCGAGTTATTGCTGAAGGTTCTGCTGATGAAATCCGGGCTTCAAATGATCCTGAAGTGAAGCAGTTTCTAAACGGTGAGCCTGATGGGCCAGTTCCTTTCCATTATCCAGAAGAAGATATCTCCGCTAAGGTGGCACTATGA
- the mlaD gene encoding outer membrane lipid asymmetry maintenance protein MlaD codes for MRSKRSELLVGCFIVLGVAALVYLAVQVSGLAFSSKKDTYQVVARFDDIAGLTSRAKVSIAGVAVGNVESITFDKELYMALVTMNIDSDVNNIPTDSSIAVLTSGLLGEKYLGISIGADDEVLKNGSEIYDTQSALVLETLISQFLFKSGDSEK; via the coding sequence ATGAGAAGTAAACGTTCAGAATTATTGGTCGGATGTTTTATCGTGTTGGGCGTCGCTGCTCTTGTTTATTTGGCTGTACAGGTGAGTGGGCTGGCTTTTTCTAGCAAAAAGGATACTTATCAAGTCGTAGCTAGGTTTGATGATATTGCAGGTCTAACAAGTCGAGCTAAGGTTTCTATTGCGGGTGTGGCTGTGGGTAATGTTGAATCCATCACCTTTGATAAAGAGCTGTATATGGCTTTAGTAACAATGAATATTGATTCAGATGTTAATAATATTCCTACTGATAGCTCTATTGCGGTTTTAACTAGTGGTCTATTGGGTGAAAAATACTTAGGTATTTCTATTGGTGCCGATGATGAGGTGCTGAAAAATGGTAGCGAAATTTACGATACTCAGTCTGCTTTGGTTTTAGAGACTTTGATCAGTCAGTTTTTGTTTAAATCTGGCGATTCGGAGAAGTAG
- a CDS encoding calcium/sodium antiporter translates to MSNINTMLLFSIALIVGLVLLVMSSDKFIEHSALVAEKLNVNPMIIGITLVAFGTSAPEMVVSAIAALDNAPEIAVGNVLGSNIANIALVFGITLLFSAIPIASGLSTKEVPLVLGITLLAGFLLFDQTLSVWDGVILIAAFIIILTILLRGSKDLEKDLKEGLPEDDGTSVTKSLIIALIGLTVLIGSSKLLVWGAIGIATALGVSELVIGLTIVAVGTSLPELAASVSSVRKGHHDIAIGNILGSNIFNLATVLPLPALIAPGLVDQSVIHRDFPWVLGLTAALALAIFIFKKTTGNSIPRWVGIPLIASYGLYLFIVSTSGSI, encoded by the coding sequence ATGAGTAATATCAATACCATGCTATTGTTTTCTATCGCCCTAATTGTAGGGCTAGTTTTACTGGTTATGAGCTCCGACAAATTCATCGAGCACTCTGCCCTTGTGGCAGAAAAACTCAACGTAAACCCTATGATCATAGGGATAACGCTGGTTGCCTTTGGCACGTCCGCACCAGAAATGGTCGTTTCAGCCATAGCAGCACTTGATAATGCCCCTGAAATTGCCGTGGGTAACGTACTTGGCTCTAACATTGCCAACATCGCCCTTGTCTTTGGTATCACATTGCTTTTTTCGGCTATTCCAATAGCCTCTGGCTTATCTACCAAAGAAGTCCCTCTTGTATTAGGTATCACACTTTTAGCAGGCTTTTTGCTATTTGATCAGACACTTAGCGTATGGGATGGTGTGATACTAATTGCTGCCTTTATTATTATCCTGACAATATTGTTAAGAGGCAGTAAAGACTTAGAAAAAGATTTAAAAGAAGGCCTACCTGAAGACGATGGCACCTCAGTCACGAAATCTCTGATTATTGCGCTAATCGGACTCACTGTATTAATAGGAAGCTCTAAGTTGCTGGTATGGGGAGCAATTGGTATTGCGACAGCACTTGGTGTCAGCGAGCTGGTAATAGGCCTTACGATTGTTGCTGTGGGCACCAGCTTACCTGAACTGGCCGCATCAGTAAGCAGTGTAAGAAAAGGCCATCATGACATAGCAATTGGTAACATTTTGGGGTCAAACATCTTCAATTTGGCCACAGTATTACCGCTACCTGCTCTTATTGCACCAGGACTGGTAGATCAAAGCGTTATACACAGAGATTTCCCTTGGGTATTAGGCCTAACAGCTGCGCTCGCCTTGGCTATCTTCATCTTTAAGAAAACAACAGGTAACAGCATCCCACGATGGGTTGGTATTCCACTTATAGCCTCTTATGGTCTTTACTTATTTATTGTCAGTACAAGTGGTTCGATTTAA
- a CDS encoding BolA family protein yields MNAGEVKALLESSINNCEVVAKGEGCNFQVVVVTSEFEGLSTVKRQQLVYSHLQEAISSGAIHAVTMKTYTPEQLSKL; encoded by the coding sequence GTGAACGCAGGTGAAGTTAAAGCACTTTTAGAATCCTCTATCAACAACTGCGAAGTGGTTGCTAAAGGAGAAGGTTGTAATTTTCAAGTAGTTGTAGTGACAAGCGAATTTGAGGGTCTGTCGACAGTTAAGAGACAGCAGCTTGTCTACTCGCATCTTCAAGAAGCTATTTCCAGTGGCGCGATTCATGCCGTTACAATGAAAACCTACACGCCCGAACAATTAAGCAAGCTATAA
- the mlaE gene encoding lipid asymmetry maintenance ABC transporter permease subunit MlaE has product MKAIGLLGASLLDWLEAVGRAGIFLVQSIFRLPVRFKESVNLLVKQLYSVGVLSLVIIIVSGAFIGMVLSLQGYSILAKFGSEEAVGQLLALSLLRELSPVVTALLFAGRAGSSLTAEIGLMKATEQLSSFEMMGVDPLRRVIAPRFIAGVICLPILSLIFSASGILGGHLVSVEWLGVYDGAFWSSMQQSVYFDTDIVNGLIKALCFSVVVTWIAVYQGYECVPTSEGIGKATTRTVVLGSLAILALDFVLTAAMFGDF; this is encoded by the coding sequence ATGAAAGCTATTGGGTTGTTAGGGGCGTCCTTGTTGGATTGGCTTGAGGCTGTTGGGCGAGCTGGGATCTTTTTGGTGCAAAGCATATTTAGATTGCCTGTGCGCTTTAAAGAGTCTGTGAATTTGCTGGTGAAACAGCTTTATTCTGTTGGGGTATTGTCACTCGTAATTATCATTGTTTCGGGTGCATTTATTGGTATGGTGCTGTCGCTGCAAGGTTACAGTATTTTGGCTAAATTTGGGTCTGAAGAGGCGGTGGGGCAATTACTGGCGCTTTCGCTGTTGAGAGAGTTGTCACCCGTTGTCACGGCGCTGCTTTTTGCTGGACGCGCAGGTTCGTCGTTGACGGCTGAAATAGGCTTGATGAAGGCGACCGAGCAATTGTCTAGTTTTGAGATGATGGGTGTTGATCCGCTAAGACGAGTCATTGCGCCTCGTTTCATTGCTGGCGTCATTTGTCTGCCGATCTTAAGTCTAATTTTTTCTGCTTCGGGGATTCTTGGTGGACATCTTGTATCGGTCGAATGGTTGGGTGTTTATGATGGCGCATTTTGGTCATCCATGCAGCAGTCTGTGTATTTCGATACCGATATCGTTAATGGTTTGATTAAGGCGTTGTGTTTTTCAGTGGTTGTAACTTGGATTGCCGTTTATCAAGGCTATGAATGTGTTCCCACTTCTGAAGGAATCGGTAAAGCAACCACTCGTACGGTGGTGCTGGGTTCATTGGCTATTTTGGCTTTAGATTTTGTATTAACCGCTGCTATGTTTGGGGATTTTTAG